One genomic window of Pseudoxanthomonas sp. includes the following:
- a CDS encoding ParA family protein, with translation MHIWAIANQKGGVGKTTTTLALGRGLAMLGHRVLMIDLDPHASLTRAFDVPAEPPPSGVLDLFATPPADLSSLARASEVEHLGYVCAQTALATLERRSANQPGLGLAMQQALTRHAGQHDYILLDCPPTLGLLMINALAAADRVIIPTQAEPLALHGLTSMVRTVDMVERSRRRPLPTSILPTLFDKRTRAGNDTLRQMQDSYGDRVWSDAIPVDTKICNVKALTLAAMPSGYAGRGLAAYRRALEWLIASDAVPMEQAA, from the coding sequence ATGCACATCTGGGCCATTGCCAACCAGAAAGGCGGCGTGGGCAAGACCACGACCACCCTGGCGCTGGGCCGTGGCCTGGCGATGCTGGGCCATCGCGTGCTGATGATCGACCTGGATCCGCACGCTTCGCTGACCCGTGCGTTCGACGTGCCGGCCGAACCACCGCCCAGTGGCGTGCTCGACCTGTTCGCCACGCCGCCCGCCGACCTGTCCAGCCTGGCCAGGGCAAGCGAGGTCGAGCACCTCGGCTACGTCTGTGCGCAGACGGCCCTGGCCACCCTGGAACGGCGCAGCGCCAACCAGCCTGGCCTGGGCCTGGCGATGCAGCAGGCGCTGACCCGGCATGCCGGCCAGCACGACTACATCCTGCTCGACTGCCCACCCACCCTGGGCCTGCTGATGATCAACGCGCTGGCCGCCGCCGACCGGGTCATCATTCCGACCCAGGCCGAACCGCTGGCCCTGCACGGCCTGACCAGCATGGTGCGGACCGTGGACATGGTCGAACGCTCACGTCGCCGCCCGCTGCCGACGTCGATCCTGCCGACCCTGTTCGACAAGCGCACGCGCGCCGGCAACGACACCCTGCGCCAGATGCAGGACAGCTACGGCGATCGCGTGTGGAGCGATGCGATTCCAGTCGATACCAAGATCTGCAACGTCAAGGCGCTGACCCTGGCGGCGATGCCAAGCGGGTATGCCGGCCGTGGCCTGGCCGCCTACCGCCGCGCCCTGGAGTGGCTGATCGCCAGCGACGCGGTGCCGATGGAGCAGGCTGCATGA
- a CDS encoding flagellar motor protein, whose amino-acid sequence MDKLSLTGLLLAIASLVGGSILKGAGLSALWSPAAFVIVIVGTIAAILLHTPPAVFRRAFQIARWIIQPPASDRDALLAQIMEWSNIARRNGLLGLESHVEGQRDPFLRKGLQMLVDGVEPESIRHMLEIDVGGQEHADLAAAKVFEGMGIYAPTMGIIGAVLGLIAVMKNLADPSKLGHGIAAAFTATIYGIASANLLFLPMANKLKSVIHHRSGEREMIIEGLIAIAQGENPRNIESKLAGFLH is encoded by the coding sequence ATGGACAAACTCAGCCTTACCGGACTGCTGCTGGCGATCGCATCGCTTGTCGGCGGGAGCATCCTCAAGGGTGCCGGCCTCTCGGCGCTGTGGTCGCCGGCTGCGTTCGTCATCGTCATCGTCGGCACCATCGCCGCCATCCTGCTGCACACCCCGCCGGCGGTATTCCGGCGTGCGTTCCAGATCGCCCGCTGGATCATCCAGCCACCGGCCAGCGACCGCGATGCACTGCTGGCCCAGATCATGGAATGGAGCAACATCGCGCGTCGCAACGGCTTGCTTGGCCTTGAGTCGCACGTGGAGGGCCAGCGCGACCCCTTCCTGCGCAAGGGCCTGCAGATGCTGGTCGACGGCGTGGAACCCGAATCGATCCGGCACATGCTCGAAATCGACGTCGGTGGCCAGGAACATGCGGATCTGGCCGCCGCCAAGGTGTTCGAAGGCATGGGCATCTATGCACCGACCATGGGCATCATCGGCGCGGTGCTGGGGCTGATCGCAGTGATGAAGAACCTGGCCGATCCCAGCAAGCTGGGGCACGGCATCGCAGCCGCCTTCACCGCGACCATCTATGGCATCGCTTCTGCCAACCTGCTGTTCCTGCCCATGGCAAACAAGCTCAAGAGCGTGATCCACCACCGCAGTGGCGAGCGCGAAATGATCATCGAAGGCCTGATCGCGATCGCGCAGGGCGAAAACCCGCGCAACATCGAATCGAAGCTGGCCGGCTTCCTGCATTGA
- a CDS encoding chemotaxis protein CheA yields the protein MSAVPDDIAADFIIEAQEILDRLGEQLVSLEQAPEDSEQLNAVFRGFHTLKGGAGFLAIHAMVELCHAAEETLGMARAGEAILQARHFDAAQQSLDYLQAMLDAFGRGNAPAHAPAQLIAQFSASEEDPATSDAALVAGAITGGGDLIDDDEFEALLDQLHGPAKAQAAPSPTPLQRPSPAAVPARPMAKPAPVASKPSEPEQTVRVDTKRLDAIVNLIGELVLARNRLKTLRVRLRDEELDRAVSGLDVATARLQSAVMRTRMQPVGKVFSRFPKVARDVARTLQKEVELELIGAETELDRNLVEALADPLVHLVRNSIDHGIEAPDLRAASGKPRSGHVRLSARQEGDYVSIEVQDDGAGIDPERLRTKAREKGLIDPEAAARLSTEECLQLVFLPGFSTKTEVTDISGRGVGMDVVQSRIRELSGQIQIQSELGRGSRFTIRVPLTLAILPTLLVQAGDAVYALPLARVMEVLHAPQRSLGWFDGRAVLDRQSHTLPVVDLRRWLNIDAPQPPLLTVVILQAGESRMGLVVDQVHGREEVVIKPLPRALRGLPGYAGATLIGDGRLALILDVDGLKE from the coding sequence ATGAGCGCCGTGCCCGACGACATCGCCGCCGACTTCATCATCGAAGCCCAGGAGATCCTGGACCGGCTCGGCGAGCAGCTGGTGTCACTGGAGCAGGCGCCGGAAGACAGCGAACAGCTCAACGCGGTGTTCCGTGGCTTCCACACGCTCAAGGGCGGCGCCGGTTTCCTGGCGATCCACGCCATGGTCGAGCTGTGCCATGCCGCCGAGGAAACCCTGGGCATGGCCCGTGCGGGCGAGGCCATCTTGCAGGCGCGCCATTTCGACGCCGCCCAGCAATCGCTGGACTACCTGCAGGCGATGCTCGATGCGTTTGGCCGCGGCAATGCGCCCGCCCACGCGCCCGCCCAGCTGATCGCCCAGTTTTCCGCCAGCGAGGAAGACCCGGCGACGTCCGATGCCGCCCTCGTGGCCGGTGCCATCACTGGCGGTGGCGACCTGATCGACGATGACGAATTCGAGGCGCTGCTCGACCAGCTGCATGGCCCGGCCAAGGCCCAAGCCGCGCCGTCGCCGACGCCACTCCAGCGGCCATCACCCGCTGCTGTGCCGGCCAGGCCGATGGCCAAACCGGCGCCGGTGGCGAGCAAGCCCAGCGAGCCGGAACAGACCGTGCGCGTTGATACAAAGCGCCTGGATGCGATCGTCAACCTGATCGGCGAACTGGTCCTGGCCAGGAACCGGCTCAAGACCCTGCGCGTGCGTCTGCGCGACGAGGAACTCGACCGCGCCGTCAGCGGCCTGGACGTGGCCACCGCGCGCCTGCAGTCGGCGGTGATGCGCACCCGCATGCAGCCGGTCGGCAAGGTGTTCTCGCGCTTTCCCAAGGTCGCGCGCGACGTCGCCCGCACCCTGCAGAAGGAAGTGGAGCTGGAACTGATCGGCGCCGAGACCGAGCTGGACCGCAACCTGGTCGAGGCCTTGGCCGATCCGCTGGTGCACCTGGTGCGCAACTCGATCGACCACGGCATCGAAGCGCCCGACCTGCGCGCGGCCTCGGGCAAGCCGCGCAGTGGCCACGTGCGCCTGTCGGCCCGGCAGGAAGGCGATTACGTCAGCATCGAAGTCCAGGATGACGGCGCCGGGATCGACCCCGAGCGCCTGCGGACCAAGGCACGCGAAAAAGGATTGATCGACCCGGAAGCCGCCGCACGCCTGAGCACCGAGGAATGCCTGCAACTGGTGTTCCTGCCGGGGTTCTCGACCAAGACCGAGGTCACCGACATCTCCGGCCGCGGCGTGGGCATGGACGTGGTCCAGTCGCGCATCCGCGAGTTGAGCGGGCAGATCCAGATCCAGTCCGAGCTTGGCCGCGGCAGCCGCTTCACGATCCGCGTGCCGCTGACCCTGGCGATCCTGCCGACGCTGCTGGTCCAGGCCGGCGATGCGGTCTATGCCCTGCCGCTGGCACGCGTGATGGAGGTCCTGCATGCACCGCAGCGCTCGTTGGGCTGGTTCGACGGCCGCGCGGTCCTGGACCGGCAATCGCACACGTTGCCGGTGGTGGACCTGCGCCGCTGGTTGAACATCGACGCTCCGCAACCCCCGCTGCTGACCGTGGTGATCCTGCAGGCCGGCGAGTCACGCATGGGGCTGGTCGTGGACCAGGTGCACGGCCGCGAGGAAGTCGTCATCAAGCCCCTGCCCCGTGCGCTGCGCGGCCTGCCTGGCTATGCCGGCGCCACCCTGATCGGCGACGGTCGCCTGGCGCTGATCCTCGACGTGGACGGGTTGAAGGAATAG
- a CDS encoding protein phosphatase CheZ, translated as MEATAERSALIERLQGALDALESGDEAGWRREIDTLAAWRTRPMMQGLSRLARELGQALGELPTVPAAAGELDDACSRLDHVVAMTEEASHRTLDLAEECRALAEQLRAGGLTGDQGEILDKIRHNLTEMALAQSFQDLTGQIIRRVAGIVRRVHEGFGALGLPPKDEKPTADGALAGPVLAGLDRHGVSQDDADDLLSGLGL; from the coding sequence AGCGCCCTGATCGAACGCCTGCAAGGTGCGCTCGATGCCCTGGAAAGCGGCGACGAAGCCGGTTGGCGCCGGGAGATCGACACCCTCGCCGCCTGGCGCACGCGACCGATGATGCAGGGGCTGAGCCGGTTGGCGCGCGAACTGGGGCAAGCCCTGGGCGAACTGCCGACCGTCCCGGCCGCCGCGGGCGAACTGGACGATGCCTGTTCGCGCCTGGACCACGTGGTGGCGATGACCGAAGAGGCCAGCCACCGCACCCTGGACCTGGCCGAGGAATGCCGCGCCCTGGCCGAACAGCTGCGCGCCGGCGGCCTGACCGGTGACCAGGGCGAGATCCTGGACAAGATCCGCCACAACCTGACCGAGATGGCCCTGGCGCAGAGCTTCCAGGACCTGACCGGCCAGATCATCCGGCGCGTGGCCGGCATCGTGCGCCGCGTGCATGAAGGCTTTGGCGCGCTCGGACTCCCGCCCAAGGACGAGAAGCCGACAGCGGATGGCGCCCTGGCAGGCCCGGTCCTCGCCGGCCTGGATCGCCACGGCGTGTCGCAGGACGACGCCGACGACCTGCTGTCTGGCCTGGGGCTGTAA